Within Chelatococcus sp. HY11, the genomic segment GAGGGCTTCGCCATCACGTGTTTGATACCGCGGCGACCACTCCCTTCGGAGCGGCCGCCGCGCAACAAGTTGGATGGTGGGTGAGGCCGGGTCAGGCCGCCGGCGCGGCCCTTGACGATGCGTAGACGTCCAGGATCTCGTCGACGCCGCCCTCGGCGATGACGCGGCCTTCGCGCAGCATGATCGCCCGATTGCAATATTGCCGCAAAGCGTTGCTGTCGTGTGACGCCAGCACAAGGATGCTGGCGTTGTTCATCATGTCCTCGGTGCGCTGCAGGGCCTTGTCGGCGAAGCCCGCATCGCCCACGCTGATGAGCTCGTCCAGGAGCAGGATATCGGGCTGTACGGCCGTGGATATGGCAAAGGCGAGCCTGAGCGACATGCCGGTGGAATAGGTGCGCATGGGCAAGTCGATATAGCCGCCGAGCTCCGAGAAATCCGCGATCTCGCCGATGCGCGCGCGCGCCTCGGCGATGGACATGCCGACAATGACGCCACGCAGGATGATATTTTCGGCGCCTGTCAGCTCCGGATCCATCCCCATGCTGATATCGAGCAACGAGGAAATCCGTCCCTCAATGTCCACGGTGCCGTCCGAGGGCTCATAGGAGCCGGAGAAGACCCGCAGCAAGGTCGATTTGCCGGCGCCGTTATGGCCGATGAGGGCG encodes:
- a CDS encoding ABC transporter ATP-binding protein, giving the protein MPSIDLVNASVEFPIYNARGRSLRSSLLKRVGGQIESENGDVVTVKALRNINLSLKAGDRLALIGHNGAGKSTLLRVFSGSYEPSDGTVDIEGRISSLLDISMGMDPELTGAENIILRGVIVGMSIAEARARIGEIADFSELGGYIDLPMRTYSTGMSLRLAFAISTAVQPDILLLDELISVGDAGFADKALQRTEDMMNNASILVLASHDSNALRQYCNRAIMLREGRVIAEGGVDEILDVYASSRAAPAA